A genomic segment from Nicotiana sylvestris chromosome 1, ASM39365v2, whole genome shotgun sequence encodes:
- the LOC104232534 gene encoding flowering-promoting factor 1-like protein 3: MSGVWVFKNGVVRLVENPGDCHGATGRRKVLVHLSSNEVITSYSALERKLYSLGWERYYDDPDLLQYHKRSTVHLISLPKDFNRFKSMHMYDIVVKNRNEFEVRDM; this comes from the coding sequence ATGTCTGGTGTTTGGGTATTCAAGAATGGAGTTGTCCGGCTAGTAGAGAACCCCGGCGACTGCCACGGCGCTACCGGTCGCCGGAAAGTGCTCGTACACCTTTCTAGTAATGAAGTAATTACATCTTATTCTGCCCTCGAAAGGAAGTTGTACTCTCTTGGATGGGAGAGGTACTATGATGATCCAGACCTTCTTCAGTACCACAAAAGATCAACAGTCCATCTTATTTCACTACCAAAGGATTTCAACAGGTTTAAGTCCATGCACATGTACGATATTGTTGTCAAGAATCGCAATGAGTTTGAAGTTAGAGATATGTAA